In Vibrio marisflavi CECT 7928, the following are encoded in one genomic region:
- a CDS encoding nucleotidyltransferase family protein, whose amino-acid sequence MNLINKVELLMLEDAMRIRALKHVRALNLPDCYIAAGFVRNMIWDHLHGFSLATPLNDVDVIYFAPDNLQSEQDIHYEQSLSALMPEINWQVRNQATMHTRNNDKPYKNSIDAMSYWVEKETAVAVRLLSDNKLDFISAFGYEHNFRGTITYNHRRTIDTFNHRVSSKKWLTTWPKLQVVTR is encoded by the coding sequence ATGAACCTAATCAATAAAGTTGAGTTGTTGATGTTAGAAGATGCTATGAGAATACGAGCACTCAAGCATGTTCGAGCACTAAATTTGCCCGATTGCTATATTGCGGCAGGATTTGTTAGGAACATGATTTGGGACCATCTGCATGGCTTTTCTTTGGCAACACCTTTGAATGATGTCGATGTCATCTACTTTGCCCCTGATAACCTGCAAAGCGAACAAGACATTCATTATGAACAATCCCTCTCAGCGTTGATGCCAGAGATAAACTGGCAGGTGCGAAATCAAGCAACTATGCACACTCGTAACAATGATAAGCCTTACAAAAACTCTATTGATGCAATGAGTTATTGGGTAGAAAAAGAGACGGCTGTTGCGGTCAGGTTGTTAAGTGATAACAAATTAGATTTCATTAGTGCATTCGGTTATGAGCACAACTTCCGTGGAACGATCACTTACAACCATCGCCGGACCATAGACACATTTAACCATAGAGTGTCATCAAAAAAATGGTTGACAACATGGCCCAAACTACAGGTTGTAACTAGATAA
- a CDS encoding DUF3581 domain-containing protein produces MFLTPYFSTKEDQFQFTRQQASHFAKKVAGDYNPIHDEDNKRFCVPGDLLFAVLLQKQGISQKMRFDFSGMVTDGIELSIKNSANESVVVDQNGKQYLTVQREGEVSNDAAFIEHVVTTYVQFSGMNFPHIMVPLMEQAKMMINCQRPLVIYESMEVEFERLDLVKPEVEFTGATFDVEGKRGVVTLNFAFMENGEVVGNGVKRMVASGLKPYEHESVADLVKRFNARKESFLADITEAA; encoded by the coding sequence ATGTTCCTAACACCCTATTTTTCAACAAAAGAAGACCAGTTCCAATTCACACGCCAGCAAGCGAGCCACTTCGCCAAAAAGGTCGCGGGCGACTACAACCCGATCCATGACGAAGACAACAAACGCTTTTGTGTACCTGGAGATCTTTTGTTTGCGGTGTTACTGCAAAAACAAGGCATCAGCCAAAAGATGCGCTTTGACTTCTCTGGTATGGTCACAGATGGTATTGAACTAAGTATCAAGAACAGCGCAAACGAAAGTGTCGTTGTCGACCAGAACGGCAAGCAATACCTAACGGTTCAACGTGAAGGTGAAGTCAGTAACGATGCTGCATTTATTGAGCATGTCGTAACCACTTACGTACAATTTTCCGGTATGAATTTCCCACACATCATGGTTCCTCTTATGGAACAGGCGAAAATGATGATTAATTGCCAGCGCCCTCTTGTCATTTACGAGAGCATGGAAGTGGAGTTTGAACGCCTCGATTTGGTTAAGCCTGAAGTTGAGTTTACTGGTGCTACTTTCGATGTTGAAGGCAAACGTGGTGTTGTAACACTAAACTTTGCCTTTATGGAAAATGGCGAAGTAGTTGGCAATGGCGTAAAAAGAATGGTTGCAAGTGGTCTTAAGCCTTATGAGCACGAATCCGTCGCTGATCTAGTCAAACGCTTCAATGCACGTAAAGAAAGCTTCCTTGCAGATATCACTGAAGCTGCTTAA
- the hutG gene encoding formimidoylglutamase, protein MTDTNQTVTSQQFHWQGRHDAEDGDLGKRIHHVVKQKQSSELNESTQAVSLLGFASDAGVARNKGRIGAKKAPDLIRRALANMAWHKDVSIVDLGNVSCDDDQLEASQSHCGEVIANALPFTPVVTLGGGHEVAWASFQGLANYFKQQHPTQQPKIGIVNFDAHFDLRAFSSPQADVKPSSGTPFSQIHHFCQEHDWDFHYACLGINRASNTKALFNKAKELNVWFVEDFKLCFMNHIYHLTQLQHFIDNCDYIYLTIDLDVFPAAVAPGVSAPAAPGVSYECLSPYLRRILDYPKKLILADIAEYNPTYDVDGQTARLAARLCWEIANAMADKIQQEDEQSD, encoded by the coding sequence ATGACTGATACAAATCAAACAGTGACTAGCCAACAGTTTCACTGGCAAGGTCGCCATGACGCTGAAGATGGCGATTTGGGTAAAAGAATACACCACGTTGTAAAACAGAAGCAGTCGTCTGAATTAAACGAATCTACACAAGCCGTTAGCCTTCTTGGATTTGCGAGCGACGCTGGTGTTGCGAGAAATAAAGGCCGAATTGGCGCGAAAAAGGCACCGGACTTAATCCGTCGCGCTCTTGCAAATATGGCTTGGCATAAAGACGTATCTATTGTAGACCTTGGTAACGTATCGTGTGATGACGACCAACTAGAAGCCAGTCAAAGTCATTGTGGTGAAGTTATCGCTAACGCTCTTCCCTTTACCCCAGTAGTCACTTTAGGTGGTGGTCATGAGGTTGCTTGGGCTTCATTCCAAGGTTTAGCAAATTACTTCAAACAACAGCATCCAACTCAACAACCAAAAATTGGTATTGTTAACTTTGATGCACATTTTGATTTGAGAGCTTTTAGTAGCCCACAAGCAGATGTTAAACCTAGCTCAGGGACACCGTTTAGCCAAATTCATCATTTTTGCCAGGAACATGATTGGGACTTCCACTACGCCTGCTTAGGCATTAATCGTGCAAGCAACACGAAAGCATTATTCAACAAAGCAAAAGAACTCAACGTGTGGTTCGTAGAAGACTTCAAACTCTGCTTTATGAACCACATCTACCACCTAACCCAGCTACAACACTTTATCGACAACTGTGATTACATCTACCTGACGATTGACTTAGATGTATTCCCAGCAGCAGTTGCTCCAGGAGTGAGTGCACCTGCTGCACCAGGTGTCAGCTACGAATGTCTTTCTCCTTATTTGAGGAGAATTCTAGACTACCCGAAAAAACTGATATTAGCCGATATTGCTGAATATAACCCGACTTATGACGTTGATGGCCAAACTGCTAGATTGGCGGCACGATTATGTTGGGAAATTGCCAATGCCATGGCAGATAAAATTCAGCAAGAAGACGAACAATCAGATTAA
- a CDS encoding CsgG/HfaB family protein: MKSIVIGLLVTVLAGCSNSLSIPDADESPKLMPRGATYSDLIRLPLPKGKILVSVYDFRDQTGQYKAQPNSNFSTAVSQGATSLLTMSLLDSRWFIPLEREGLQNLLTERKIIRAAQKKANGNGKNNGADLSSLNSANVMIEGGIIAYDSNIKTGGAGVRYLGIGASGQYRSDQVTVNIRAVDVRSGRILLSVTTSKTIFSHELTSGAFRYIDYKDLLEVEMGYTNNEPVNVAVASAIDSAVIHLIVKGMRLGLWEPLDPKQANSALIQRYTNEKVEVL, from the coding sequence ATGAAAAGTATAGTCATTGGTTTGCTAGTCACAGTTTTAGCAGGTTGTTCTAACTCTCTTTCGATTCCTGATGCCGATGAAAGCCCTAAGCTGATGCCGCGCGGTGCCACTTATAGCGATCTCATTCGTTTACCACTCCCAAAAGGAAAGATATTGGTTTCGGTTTACGACTTTCGTGACCAGACTGGGCAGTACAAAGCGCAGCCGAACAGTAACTTTTCCACAGCCGTATCTCAAGGAGCGACATCTCTATTGACTATGTCGTTACTTGATTCAAGATGGTTTATACCTCTTGAACGTGAAGGCCTACAGAACCTTTTAACCGAGCGAAAAATTATACGAGCGGCTCAAAAAAAAGCTAATGGCAACGGGAAAAATAATGGAGCGGATCTAAGCTCTCTAAATTCTGCAAACGTCATGATTGAAGGTGGTATCATCGCATACGACTCCAATATTAAAACGGGTGGTGCCGGAGTTCGTTACCTTGGTATCGGCGCATCAGGGCAATATCGCTCAGACCAAGTGACTGTAAATATCCGTGCTGTAGACGTTCGTTCAGGTAGGATTTTACTAAGCGTAACCACCAGTAAAACCATATTCTCTCATGAGTTAACCTCGGGAGCGTTTAGATATATCGATTACAAAGATCTATTAGAAGTTGAAATGGGCTACACCAACAATGAACCTGTCAACGTCGCAGTAGCCTCTGCTATCGATTCAGCAGTCATCCACCTCATCGTAAAAGGTATGCGTTTAGGTTTATGGGAGCCGTTAGATCCTAAACAGGCCAATAGCGCACTAATTCAACGTTATACCAATGAAAAAGTAGAAGTCCTTTAG
- the hutI gene encoding imidazolonepropionase produces MCNQQNLVLANARLVSMENGENGYTVTQPLTITLQDGKIHSVSNSVPSADAQNTNVFDCKNKLVTPGFIDSHTHLVFAGNRAQEFEQRIKGVSYEQIAKQGGGIVSTVKATRDASEDQLVENTLPILDGLLRTGVTSVEIKSGYGLTLDDELKMLRAAKALENHRRVKVSTTLLAAHTTPPEYKNDPDSYIDLVCKEIIPTVAELSLADAVDVFCESIGFSIEQTERVFETAKQFGLNVKGHVEQLSNLGGAELVAKYHGLSADHIEYLSHQGVQALAKSNSVATLLPGAFYFLKETQLPPIEQLRSQNVPMALATDFNPGTSPFADLTMMMNMGCTLFGLTPEEALRGVTCHAAKALGLGSSRGQIKQGYEADLAIWNIDHPAELSYQIGVPRLTARIVDGELCHD; encoded by the coding sequence ATGTGTAACCAACAAAATCTTGTCCTAGCTAATGCTAGGTTAGTGTCAATGGAAAACGGTGAAAACGGCTATACCGTCACCCAACCACTAACGATTACTCTTCAAGATGGCAAAATACACTCTGTTTCCAATTCAGTACCCTCAGCTGATGCTCAGAACACCAATGTATTCGATTGCAAAAACAAGCTGGTTACCCCCGGTTTTATAGATAGCCATACTCACTTGGTGTTTGCTGGTAACCGCGCACAGGAATTCGAGCAACGTATTAAAGGGGTTAGCTACGAACAAATCGCTAAACAAGGCGGTGGAATAGTCTCTACCGTTAAGGCAACAAGGGATGCATCGGAGGACCAGTTGGTTGAGAATACGTTACCAATTTTGGACGGTCTTTTGCGTACAGGGGTAACCAGCGTTGAAATTAAATCTGGTTACGGTTTAACGTTAGATGATGAACTCAAAATGCTGCGCGCTGCAAAAGCTCTTGAAAATCATCGCCGCGTCAAAGTTTCCACCACTCTTTTGGCAGCACACACTACCCCACCAGAATACAAAAACGACCCTGACTCTTATATTGATTTAGTATGCAAAGAGATAATTCCGACAGTCGCAGAATTATCTCTTGCTGATGCAGTCGATGTCTTTTGCGAGTCCATTGGTTTTAGCATAGAGCAAACTGAACGTGTTTTTGAAACAGCAAAACAGTTTGGCTTAAACGTTAAAGGCCACGTCGAGCAGCTATCGAACCTTGGCGGCGCTGAGCTTGTTGCCAAATATCACGGCCTGTCTGCCGATCACATTGAATACCTTAGCCATCAAGGCGTCCAAGCACTGGCAAAATCGAATAGTGTTGCAACTCTGCTGCCGGGTGCGTTTTATTTTCTGAAAGAGACGCAGTTACCCCCAATTGAGCAGCTGCGTTCACAAAACGTTCCAATGGCTCTCGCCACTGATTTTAACCCAGGCACCTCACCCTTCGCAGATTTGACTATGATGATGAATATGGGGTGCACTCTATTTGGCTTAACACCAGAGGAAGCACTACGTGGGGTTACGTGTCACGCAGCTAAAGCTCTTGGGTTAGGTTCTTCTAGAGGACAGATAAAACAGGGCTACGAAGCAGACTTGGCAATATGGAACATTGACCATCCAGCGGAACTTAGTTATCAGATTGGAGTTCCTCGCCTAACCGCTCGTATTGTCGATGGAGAGCTGTGCCATGACTGA
- the hutU gene encoding urocanate hydratase — MTSNHTEDQRLDTSRTIRAPHGTKLRAKSWLTEAPLRMLMNNLDPDVAEHPHALVVYGGIGRAARNWQCYDTIVETLERLEDDQTLLVQSGKPVGVFPTHKNAPRVLIANSNLVPHWGNWEHFNELDKKGLMMYGQMTAGSWIYIGSQGIVQGTYETFVSVAKKHFNGDASKRWILTGGLGGMGGAQPLAATMAGYSMIAVECDESRIDYRLRTGYVDKKATSLDEALAIIYESEQPVSVGLLGNAADVFPELVERNITPDVVTDQTSAHDPLNGYLPQGWSMEHAAEMRLADEAKVVKEAKASMAIQVKAMLELQDRGAATLDYGNNIRQMALEEGVENAFDFPGFVPAYIRPLFCEGIGPFRWAALSGDPEDIYKTDQKVKELIPDNPHLHNWLDMARERIQFQGLPSRICWVGLKDRERLGQAFNEMVKNGELKAPVVIGRDHLDSGSVASPNRETEGMMDGSDAVSDWPLLNALLNTAGGATWVSLHHGGGVGMGFSQHSGMVICCDGSDDASERIARVLHNDPATGVMRHADAGYDIAKQCASEQGLDLPMLNEELGKLR; from the coding sequence ATGACTTCAAATCATACAGAAGATCAACGTTTAGATACTAGTCGTACAATTCGCGCTCCGCACGGAACAAAACTGCGTGCCAAATCGTGGTTAACAGAAGCGCCATTGAGAATGTTGATGAACAACTTAGATCCTGATGTGGCAGAGCATCCTCATGCCTTAGTGGTATATGGTGGAATTGGCCGCGCTGCGAGAAACTGGCAGTGCTACGATACAATTGTTGAAACTTTAGAAAGATTAGAAGATGACCAAACTCTATTGGTTCAATCAGGTAAGCCAGTTGGTGTTTTCCCTACTCATAAAAACGCGCCTCGTGTACTAATCGCCAACTCTAACTTGGTACCACATTGGGGCAATTGGGAACACTTCAACGAGCTGGATAAGAAAGGCTTAATGATGTACGGCCAAATGACAGCTGGAAGCTGGATTTACATTGGCTCACAAGGCATCGTTCAAGGCACTTATGAAACATTCGTTTCCGTAGCTAAGAAGCACTTCAACGGAGACGCTAGCAAACGCTGGATCTTGACTGGAGGTCTTGGCGGAATGGGTGGAGCGCAACCACTTGCTGCAACCATGGCTGGATACTCAATGATTGCCGTTGAGTGTGATGAATCACGTATCGATTATCGCCTGAGGACGGGCTACGTTGACAAAAAAGCCACCTCTTTAGACGAAGCACTCGCGATCATCTATGAATCAGAACAGCCTGTTTCAGTTGGTCTACTGGGCAATGCTGCCGATGTTTTCCCAGAGTTAGTAGAACGCAATATCACACCAGACGTGGTAACGGACCAAACTTCTGCTCACGATCCTCTAAATGGCTACCTTCCACAAGGTTGGAGCATGGAACACGCTGCTGAAATGCGCCTAGCGGACGAAGCTAAAGTAGTTAAAGAAGCAAAGGCATCGATGGCAATTCAAGTGAAGGCCATGCTAGAGCTCCAAGATCGTGGTGCGGCTACACTTGACTACGGCAACAACATTCGTCAAATGGCATTAGAAGAAGGTGTTGAAAATGCCTTTGACTTCCCCGGTTTTGTTCCAGCTTACATTCGCCCACTTTTCTGTGAAGGCATTGGCCCATTCCGTTGGGCTGCACTATCTGGTGATCCTGAAGACATTTATAAAACTGACCAAAAAGTAAAAGAGCTCATTCCAGATAACCCACACCTGCATAACTGGTTAGACATGGCCCGCGAGCGTATTCAATTCCAAGGTTTACCGTCGCGTATTTGCTGGGTTGGCCTAAAAGACCGCGAGCGTCTTGGACAAGCGTTCAATGAGATGGTGAAAAATGGTGAGCTTAAAGCACCTGTTGTTATCGGACGAGATCATTTAGATTCAGGCTCAGTGGCTAGCCCTAACCGTGAAACAGAAGGCATGATGGACGGTTCAGATGCTGTATCTGACTGGCCACTACTTAACGCACTTCTCAATACTGCAGGCGGCGCGACTTGGGTTTCTTTACACCATGGTGGCGGCGTAGGCATGGGCTTCTCGCAACATTCAGGCATGGTTATCTGCTGTGACGGTAGCGACGATGCTTCCGAAAGAATTGCACGAGTGCTGCACAATGACCCAGCGACAGGCGTAATGCGTCACGCTGATGCCGGCTATGACATCGCTAAACAATGTGCGTCTGAGCAAGGCCTAGACCTACCGATGCTAAACGAAGAACTTGGTAAGCTAAGATAA
- a CDS encoding curli assembly protein CsgF gives MKISAVKVSALLPIALSCSIAASELVYTPVNPGFGGDPLNSGYLLGVANAINDYTPDGEDLGFEEQSALDRLASSLESRLISQLLADVGSGNTGQLETDDFFLNIVDDNGSLLIQIVDKATGESTEISVSGLNPNN, from the coding sequence ATGAAAATTTCAGCAGTAAAAGTTTCGGCATTACTTCCTATAGCACTCTCGTGCTCCATAGCGGCAAGTGAATTGGTATATACACCAGTAAACCCTGGCTTCGGGGGGGATCCACTCAATAGTGGTTATCTACTTGGCGTTGCAAACGCAATCAATGACTACACTCCGGATGGAGAGGATCTTGGATTCGAAGAGCAGTCGGCTTTAGATAGATTAGCCTCTAGTTTGGAGTCTCGCTTGATCAGTCAATTGCTAGCCGACGTTGGTAGTGGCAATACTGGCCAATTGGAAACTGACGATTTCTTTCTCAATATTGTCGATGACAATGGCAGTCTATTAATTCAAATCGTCGATAAAGCCACTGGTGAATCAACAGAAATCAGCGTTTCTGGTTTAAATCCAAATAATTAG
- the hutH gene encoding histidine ammonia-lyase, with product MKMLDFTLKPGCISLKELRQVSRHPVRLKLDSDAIPDIEASTRIVDQVIEENRTVYGINTGFGLLANTRIAPEDLETLQKSIVLSHAAGIGEFMADETVRLMMVLKINSLARGFSGIRLSVINALIKLVNANVYPCVPQKGSVGASGDLAPLAHMSTVLLGEGQARHNGKIMSGLEGLKIAGLEPITLAPKEGLALLNGTQASTAFALEGLFVAEDLYSSATVCGAMSVEAALGSRRPFDPRIHRVRGHRSQMDAAEAYRHMLDTRSDIGDSHTNCEKVQDPYSLRCQPQVMGACLQQIRNAASALEVEANSVSDNPLVFADDGDIISGGNFHAEPVAMAADNLALAIAEIGSLSERRMALLIDSALSKLPPFLVDNGGVNSGFMIAQVTSAALASENKTLAHPASIDSLPTSANQEDHVSMATFAGRRLKEMGDNTRGILAVEYLSAAQGLDFRAPNQSSSRIEQAKHMLRETVSFYDKDRYFAPDIEKACSLLKLAVHNELMPSSLALSF from the coding sequence ATGAAGATGTTAGATTTTACGCTAAAACCAGGTTGTATCAGCTTAAAAGAGCTTCGCCAAGTGAGCCGCCATCCGGTCAGATTAAAACTAGACTCTGACGCGATCCCTGATATCGAAGCCAGCACTCGAATCGTAGACCAAGTTATTGAAGAAAATCGCACGGTTTACGGTATTAACACAGGTTTTGGTCTTCTGGCCAACACTCGTATTGCACCCGAAGATTTGGAAACTCTACAAAAGAGTATCGTGCTGTCTCATGCAGCCGGTATCGGTGAGTTCATGGCGGATGAAACAGTCCGCCTGATGATGGTACTAAAAATCAATAGCCTTGCGCGCGGCTTTTCTGGTATTCGCCTCTCTGTTATCAACGCCTTGATAAAGCTAGTCAATGCAAATGTTTACCCTTGTGTTCCTCAGAAAGGGTCAGTTGGTGCTTCTGGTGATTTAGCGCCTCTTGCTCATATGAGTACAGTCCTACTAGGTGAAGGACAAGCTAGACACAACGGTAAAATCATGTCTGGCTTAGAAGGACTGAAAATTGCTGGTTTAGAGCCGATTACATTAGCACCTAAGGAAGGCTTAGCACTTCTAAACGGTACTCAGGCTTCCACTGCGTTCGCGTTAGAGGGTTTGTTTGTAGCGGAAGACCTCTACTCTTCTGCAACAGTATGTGGCGCAATGTCAGTAGAAGCGGCACTAGGCAGCAGACGACCATTTGACCCTCGCATTCACAGAGTAAGAGGTCACCGCAGCCAAATGGATGCGGCAGAAGCTTATCGCCATATGCTAGATACTAGAAGTGATATCGGTGACTCTCATACCAACTGTGAAAAAGTTCAAGACCCATATTCACTGCGCTGCCAACCGCAAGTCATGGGAGCGTGTTTGCAACAAATACGAAATGCAGCAAGTGCTCTTGAAGTAGAAGCCAACTCTGTCTCCGATAACCCATTAGTCTTTGCCGATGATGGTGATATCATTTCTGGAGGAAACTTCCATGCAGAGCCAGTTGCAATGGCCGCAGACAACCTTGCACTTGCTATCGCTGAAATTGGCAGCCTATCAGAACGTCGAATGGCTCTACTGATTGATAGTGCTCTAAGTAAACTACCACCATTCTTAGTCGATAACGGCGGTGTAAACTCAGGCTTTATGATTGCGCAAGTAACTTCAGCCGCGCTAGCCAGTGAAAACAAAACACTTGCTCATCCAGCTTCTATTGATAGCTTGCCAACTTCTGCAAACCAAGAAGACCATGTGTCCATGGCAACATTTGCTGGTAGAAGACTAAAAGAAATGGGCGACAATACTCGCGGTATTTTAGCCGTAGAATATTTGTCAGCTGCACAAGGGCTAGATTTCAGAGCACCGAATCAGTCCTCATCTCGTATCGAGCAAGCTAAACACATGCTGCGCGAAACCGTCTCTTTCTATGACAAAGACCGTTATTTCGCACCTGATATTGAAAAAGCATGTAGTTTGTTGAAACTAGCCGTACACAATGAGTTGATGCCTTCTTCTTTAGCGTTAAGTTTCTAG
- the hutC gene encoding histidine utilization repressor yields the protein MSNAPLYIQIKDYISTKIDSGAWGVGEKITTEMDLSSQFNVSRMTVNKAIRDLVNEGKLVRKPRAGTFVCAPSDKLESPLLDTANIANEVEQRGNQYHSEVLKLSSLVADNDVATRLGVMIGSSVFYCEIIHFEQGSPIQIELRWVNPTHVPNYLDQDFSKITPHQYLSENCPLSAIEHTVEAIVPDKQIQQLLSLSSNEPCLLLDRRTWSQDKLISSALLYHPGSRYKLSSKVTFN from the coding sequence ATGTCCAACGCTCCCCTTTATATTCAAATCAAAGATTACATATCAACGAAAATCGACTCTGGTGCATGGGGCGTTGGTGAGAAAATCACAACTGAAATGGATTTATCTTCTCAATTTAATGTAAGTAGGATGACGGTCAACAAAGCTATTCGAGACCTTGTCAATGAAGGCAAACTAGTCCGAAAACCAAGAGCAGGAACCTTTGTTTGCGCTCCATCAGATAAACTTGAGTCGCCGCTTTTAGATACAGCAAACATAGCAAACGAAGTGGAACAGCGAGGAAATCAATACCATAGTGAAGTGTTAAAGCTAAGCTCATTGGTAGCGGACAATGACGTTGCAACTAGACTTGGAGTGATGATAGGCAGCTCCGTATTCTATTGTGAAATCATACACTTTGAACAAGGCTCTCCGATTCAAATCGAATTAAGATGGGTTAATCCTACTCATGTGCCCAATTACCTTGATCAAGATTTTTCTAAAATCACACCGCACCAATATCTTTCTGAAAATTGCCCCTTGAGTGCAATAGAGCACACTGTAGAAGCTATCGTACCAGACAAGCAAATTCAGCAATTGCTGTCACTGTCTAGCAATGAACCATGCCTTTTGCTTGATAGACGAACTTGGAGCCAAGACAAATTGATTAGCTCTGCTCTATTGTATCATCCCGGTTCGAGATACAAGCTAAGCTCAAAAGTGACGTTTAACTAA
- a CDS encoding curli production assembly/transport protein CsgE yields the protein MSAIDNISNQLNISGSVIMAVLTVFLFSFSVVASQKFDNGPALEDNSKLEDKNQLNTDLNEVSGLIIDRTMTRLGANFYAAFSQMVNDRHDELKENITVKERPTALSGSIITIFHLGKPIYKTALSPARKQASERAEQAMRVVSSYISSWEVQRLFQDRFDLDGDEL from the coding sequence ATGAGTGCGATAGATAATATATCGAATCAGTTGAATATCAGCGGCTCAGTAATAATGGCTGTCCTAACTGTTTTTCTATTTTCTTTTAGTGTTGTAGCTAGTCAAAAGTTTGATAACGGGCCTGCACTAGAAGATAACTCCAAGCTAGAAGATAAGAATCAGCTCAACACTGACTTAAATGAAGTTAGTGGCCTTATTATCGATAGAACAATGACAAGGCTAGGAGCTAATTTTTATGCTGCTTTTTCTCAAATGGTGAACGATAGACATGATGAGTTGAAAGAAAATATTACCGTAAAAGAGCGCCCTACAGCACTATCTGGGAGCATTATAACCATATTCCACTTAGGAAAACCGATATATAAAACGGCCTTGTCGCCCGCCCGTAAACAAGCTTCAGAAAGAGCGGAACAAGCGATGCGCGTAGTTAGCTCCTATATCTCTAGCTGGGAAGTTCAACGACTATTTCAAGATAGATTCGACTTGGATGGTGACGAGCTTTAG